The genomic segment ATATTTATCGGTGTCGCTGACTCGACGCCTAATCGCGGTCAACGCAACTCATGCAATCGAGCAACTCCCACGACGCGACAGGCCCACAGTATCGAACACACAGCACGGAGACCGATCGACACAAGTCGGCACAACGGGGCTCGAAATCGGCCGACGAGATCGCCGACGCGTATGCAGACGTGGCGGATAAACTCGCCCGGTGGCGACAGCTCGACCAGTTCTTCGCCGGTCGGTATCGTCGGCGGCAATTTACGCACGCGAGGGGCGAGTCCTCGACGTTGCCTGCGGTACCGGACGGAACTTCCGCTCCCTCACATCGGCGAGCGAAGTCGTCGGTATCGACATCAGCGAGGAGATGCTCGTCCACGCCCGGAATGAACTCGGCAGGCTCGATTTGGAAGGCACCGTCCAGCAGATGGACGCCCAGGCACTCGACTTCCCTGACGACAGCTTCGACACCGTCATCTCGTCGTTTTCCACGTGCACGTTCCCCGATCCGATTGCCGCCCTCCACGAGATGGATCGGGTCTGCACACCTGACGGGGAAATCCTGCTCCTCGAACACAGACGCAGTGACGCCGCCCCACTTGCACGGTTCCAGGACTGGCGCGCCGAATCCCACTACGAGAAGACCGGCTGTCGATTGACTCACGATCCGCTGTCGACCGTCGAGCAGGCGGGCCTTCCAGTCGAGGACGTGTCGACTGCGTTCTTCGGTCTCGTCACCACCATCGACGTTATTCCGAGGTAATCATCCATGAACACGCAACCGACCGACCCGTCGCTCAGGCACCGACGCAACCACGACCCGCTCACAACGTACGAAGCCAGCATGTACGGTCTCCAACAGACGCATCGATACGACGCGGCCGAGACAGTGTCTCCGAATTCGGCCGCCACGCCGGAGGTGGCGGATGGCTAAGACGGACTCCCGGCTTTACTCGCTCGTCTGGAGCCAACAGCGCAGCCGCGTGCGCCCCATCTGGAGCATCCTCGTCCCTATCGTCGTTGGCTTCCTGGCGTTGCGCCTCGTAGGTGTAGCCGCGCTCTCGTTCGACCTGCATCGCGGTGGGATGATGGTGGCCGCCTTCGGCGGGACGACCCTCGTGATGCTGGGTGTCATCGGTATCTCCGCGCGGTATCTCGACCAGCGACCAGTGCACGAGTATGGGTACCGCGTATCCCGCGACTGGTGGCAAGATCTCGTCGTCGGCACTGTGTTCGGCGTTCTCATCGTTGCGCTGGCTGTCGTCATCGCTCAAACCACCGGTTCCTTGCGAGTGACCAGCAGCACACTCGTCCCAGACCCAGGACTACTCGGGTGGCTACTCGTCTTCTTCGCTGCGTTCGTCGGCGTCGCGTTCTACGAGGAGTTCATCTACCGTGGCTCGTTCATCACGAACGCCGTCGAGGGCTCACAGCTCGCGGTATCAGCCGCCCTGTGGCAATCGGCATTGCAGTGGTCGCAAGCACACTCGTGTTCGCACTCGTCCACCTCCCGGGGGCAATCCTCGCGGACGCCAACGTCGGCCTCGTCTTCGTGAAGACCGGGTTACTCGGCGGCTTATTCGGCGTCGCATACCTCCGTACCGAGGAACTTGCACTCCCGATGGGCCTGCACTTTGGCGTGAACTACGCGCTCATGAACATCTTCGGCATCGGTGCCGCAGAAGCCCCCGGTGTCCCGAGTCTACTGACTGTCGAACAGACTGCGACAGGCCTATGGAGTCCATCTCGCGGTGTTCCGCTCATAGTTGCAGTCCTTGCCGGGTACGTCGTCGTGTTTCTGTGGACACGCTGGCGAAACCGCGACCGCACTGCCAAGCAAGACACCCACCTCACCCACACCGGTTCCGATTAATGACACAACCACGATTCTCGACAGCAGACGAAAGCAGGGACAAGAGTACGAGACGGTCGTTCCTCGCCGGCGTCGGTGGCCTCGGGCTCGTTGTCACCGGGACCACTACCAGTCGAACGAGCGCCACGACAGCCTCGAAGAGTGCCGACGCACAGCCAGGCGAGGCCCCGTTCACGAACTCAGAAGAACTCGAAGCGTTCGTCGACGACGTGATGGCTGACCGGATCGGGACGACGACGCCCGGAGCTACTGTCGCCATCGTCTCGGGAGACGCACCTGTCCTCACCAAGGGATACGGCGCTGCCGACGTCGAGACTGCTGTTCCAGTTCGAGCCGCCGAGACAGTGTTCAGAGTCGGGTCAGTCGGCAAACTCCTGACCTATACCGCCGTCATGAAAGGCGTCGAAGACGGTGTACTCGACCTCGATACCGACGTCAACACGTATCTCAGCGACTCACGAGTTACGATCCCGGACACGTACGACGATTCCGTGACACTCCGACATCTCGGCACGCACACCGCCGGGTTCGAATCCACGCTCGATCCCGACATCGTCGCAGACCCGGATACTCTCGACTCGCTGGAGACGTTACTCACGAACCAGCAGCCCTCGCGTATCCGCCCGCCTGGGAAGCTCGTCGGGTACTCGAACTACGGCGCGGCGCTCGCTGGCCACGTCGTCGCCGAAGCCTACGACACGACGTTCGAGGAGTACGTTCAGTCGCGAATTTTCGATCCGCTCGGGATGACCCACAGCACGTTCCTCCAGCCGGTTCCGTCTGACCAGCCCGGCGACCTCGCTGCGCCACACATCCGCGATACCGACTCGTTTCTGGCAGCTGACGATGTCTACATCAATATGCGTCCCGCGGGCTCGCTGAGCGCGACGGCCACGGACATGGCCGCGTTCATGCAGGCCCACCTCGGTGACGGCGCAGTCGATGACGCTCGGATTCTCGACGCTGAGACCGCCGAGACGATGCACAGCCGTCACCACGTCCGTCACCCGGCAGTGACGAATTGGCGGTACGGGTTCCACGAGTATGGGACGCCCGACGCCAACCTCATCGGCCACTCTGGTGCGACGATCAACTACACGAGCTACCTGTTGCTCGCCCCAGACCACGACGTCGGGATCTTCGTCGCCTACAACAGCAACCCGGACGAACTGCCGAAAGCCGTCGTTGACGAGATCGTCGCGGAGTACAAGCTCAACAGGCACCGACCACACCGACTCCGACATCGAGACCGGGCGGTCAGGAGCGCGCCGAAACCGTTGCCGGCGAGTACAGCCTCACCTCCCTCCCACAGAGGGGCCACTCCAGGTCGTTGATTTTCTCGAACAGTTGACTGTTGAGCCAGCGGCCAATGGCCGCCTGCGCACAACGACTCTCGAAGGTGATGGCCGAGAGTGGGTGGAGACAGACCCGTACGTGTACGAGGAGGTCGGCGGCCACGACGTGTTAGCCTTCGAGGTCACAGATCACGAAGTAGACGTGCTGAATATGAATCGCGAACCCACTGGCGTCTACCAGCCTGTTCCGTTCCACGGACGCCAACTCGTCACAGGTGGTGTACTCGGGACCGCAGTATCCGGGTTCGGCCTCTCGCTCGCTGGCTGGGGCGGACATACTGCTTGGAAACAGTGGACACAGCAGCGGTCAGACGACGAAACAGATAAGGGGACTCCGAATGACAGACCAGCACAGCGCTCACCAACGAACCGGACAGCAACACGGACAGCCAAACCGAAGTGGAGTCACCAACGGTGTCAATCGCCGGCTGACGAGTGCCTCGTGGCTTGCCCGCGCAGCGAGTGTCGGTTTGAGTAGTGTCTCTCTCGGTTTCGTCGTGCTCTTCATGGTTGTCTTGCAGACCGGCGGGAATCTCACACTGTTCACGCGACCGCTGCCGATGCAGATCGCACTCTTCCTCCCGTCTCTCATCGTGATGTTGACACTCGGGACGACTGCCGGTGCCTTGTTGGCATGGTGGTACCGCTACTGGTCACTGGCTGCACGTATCCACCAGACGGTACTTGCGGGGCTGGGGTTGGTGTACTGCTGGCAACTCTCAACCTTGGGGTTCCTGGCGGTGTAGGCCGATGGACCACTCTATTCCACCGGAAGCGTTCGACATCACCAATACTATCGACGGACATCAGCGCGCATGAGGCTCCTCGCTGAATTCGAAATCTACTGCGACGCGCTCCCGCTTGTCGAAGTCGCCGCAACAGTACCTGCGGCAACGATACTCCTCGAACTGCAATTCAACCATGGGGAACGTCCGCTGTTTCTCGTGACCGTGACGAACGAGTCACATCAACCGGTTGCGAAGGCTCTTACCGACGCCTATGATGTCGGTGAATGGACGCTCATTGGACAGGCGGGTGATACGCGTCGGTATCAGGTTGTCCCGGCGCTCAGTTTCGAGGACCAACTCGGCGAGCAGATTGATGACCTTGCTGGTCTCGAAGCGCTTGCCAGGGCAGACGCGATCATCGAACGGATTGAGGTATTCCCGGAGGGATGGCGACAGACAGGTTGGTTTGCCACCCGGGACGCGTTCAGTGAATTCTCGGCGTTCTGGCAACAGAACGCCGATTTTCAGTTATCACGCCTTACTCGTGATGGAGAGTCCGAAGCGCCTGGGAATGGGTTGACCGACCACCAGCAAGAGGCGCTCCGGACGGCCTACGAACTGGGCCATTTCGACATCCCCCGGCGGGCATCGCTTGAACAGATCGCAGACGAGTTGGACATCTCCGCATCATCGGCCTCCGAACGCTTGCGTCGTGCCCAGGCCCAACTCATCGAGGAGACAGTAGCGACAACGTGGCCGCCACTTCCAGAGTGAACCGCCTTACTGAGACTGGCTCAAACTATCCCGATCACACTCAGAGGTTGGCCGGCAGGTGACTGGGAGACTCCCGTCGGCTCATCGAGGTTGTTGGGAACATAGCAAACC from the Haloarcula pelagica genome contains:
- a CDS encoding class I SAM-dependent methyltransferase — encoded protein: MATARPVLRRSVSSAAIYAREGRVLDVACGTGRNFRSLTSASEVVGIDISEEMLVHARNELGRLDLEGTVQQMDAQALDFPDDSFDTVISSFSTCTFPDPIAALHEMDRVCTPDGEILLLEHRRSDAAPLARFQDWRAESHYEKTGCRLTHDPLSTVEQAGLPVEDVSTAFFGLVTTIDVIPR
- a CDS encoding CPBP family intramembrane glutamic endopeptidase; its protein translation is MFALVHLPGAILADANVGLVFVKTGLLGGLFGVAYLRTEELALPMGLHFGVNYALMNIFGIGAAEAPGVPSLLTVEQTATGLWSPSRGVPLIVAVLAGYVVVFLWTRWRNRDRTAKQDTHLTHTGSD
- a CDS encoding serine hydrolase domain-containing protein — encoded protein: MTQPRFSTADESRDKSTRRSFLAGVGGLGLVVTGTTTSRTSATTASKSADAQPGEAPFTNSEELEAFVDDVMADRIGTTTPGATVAIVSGDAPVLTKGYGAADVETAVPVRAAETVFRVGSVGKLLTYTAVMKGVEDGVLDLDTDVNTYLSDSRVTIPDTYDDSVTLRHLGTHTAGFESTLDPDIVADPDTLDSLETLLTNQQPSRIRPPGKLVGYSNYGAALAGHVVAEAYDTTFEEYVQSRIFDPLGMTHSTFLQPVPSDQPGDLAAPHIRDTDSFLAADDVYINMRPAGSLSATATDMAAFMQAHLGDGAVDDARILDAETAETMHSRHHVRHPAVTNWRYGFHEYGTPDANLIGHSGATINYTSYLLLAPDHDVGIFVAYNSNPDELPKAVVDEIVAEYKLNRHRPHRLRHRDRAVRSAPKPLPASTASPPSHRGATPGR
- a CDS encoding helix-turn-helix domain-containing protein; translated protein: MRLLAEFEIYCDALPLVEVAATVPAATILLELQFNHGERPLFLVTVTNESHQPVAKALTDAYDVGEWTLIGQAGDTRRYQVVPALSFEDQLGEQIDDLAGLEALARADAIIERIEVFPEGWRQTGWFATRDAFSEFSAFWQQNADFQLSRLTRDGESEAPGNGLTDHQQEALRTAYELGHFDIPRRASLEQIADELDISASSASERLRRAQAQLIEETVATTWPPLPE